The region ATCATTTCTGTCTTTCCCGCTCCCGTAGTTGCCCAGACCAGTCTTTTTCCGTCCTTTTCGATCGTAGCAACAAGTTCTTTTGATGCTTCTTGCTGTTGTCGTGATAACGTTCCATTCCAAGTAAGAATTGGTTCTTCTAATGGCAAAAACTGGTTTTGTTCTTTTTCAGTATACAAAATACTGCAGCGTTTGATTTTTCCCATCTGTAAGCAATTTGTACAATAATAACAGTCTGGCCCGCAGGAACAAGGAGCGGCTTGTCTTTTACTTCGCTCGCTCGTGCCGCATCTTCTACAGGTGAGCTGACCATTTAACTCGAAAAAACCTGATACTTGACTGATCGATCCCAATCCTTCTAACGGCTCGTTTATTTCCTCTAAAAGTACTTCTCGTCCGCTTAATATCGACACCAAACCTCCCACCTTTCTGCTCTCAAAGTAAAAGTACGCAAAAAAAAACAAAGTAGTTAAACTACTCTGCTTTTTTTAGTTCCTATTTTGTTCGGTCTGCTACCCACGTCATGCCTAATGCTCCTTCGCCCAAATGAGTGCCGATTACCGGGCCGAAATGGCTTAATTCAAAGCGAACATCCGGAAAAGCTGTTTCCAACTGTTCTTTCCAAGCCTTAGCATGGTCTTCCGCGTTGCAATGAATAATCGTTGAAACGATGGGATAGCCGATTGTAAGGTCATCGGCCAGCAAATTCTCAATCCGTTTTAAAGCTTTTTTCGATGTCCGTATTTTTTCAAATACGACGATTTGTTTGTTTTCAAAATACAAAATCGGCTTTATTTTTAGTAATGACCCAATCATGGCTGCTCCGTTTGACAAGCGTCCGCCGCGTACTAGATGATTCAAATCATCCACTAAAAAATAAGCTTTCATGGTTTCTTGCATTTCTGCAAACGCTTGGAAAATTTCTTCAACACTTGCTCCAGCTTTTGCCATGCGAGCAGCTTCTAAAACGTAATAACCTTGAGCAGAACAGCTGATTTCCGAATCAAAGGGATAAATAGCAATGTTTTCCATCATGTTGGCTACACTTACTACGTTTTGATAAGTTCCGCTGATTCCACTAGACAAGTGGATACTAATAATGGCATCATATTCTTCAGCAAGTTCAGTGAATAAGGTAATAATTTGCCCAGTTGTGGGTTGCGAACTGGTCGGTAAAGATTCCATTGTTTTTACTTTTTTAAAAAATTCTTTACTTTGGATATCCACTTCTTCTAAATAAACAGTATTATCTATTACAACAGAAAGTGGCAATTTATAAATTGAATTTTGTTCATACTGCTCTTTAGTTAAATAAGCTGTACTATCGGTAACTATTGCAATTTTCAATTTTACACCACGCGCCTTTTTCTTTTTGTCTTCAACGTTCAAATAAAGATTATACCACATCTTGTGTACCAAAAAAGAAGAAGTTTGTTTTCTTAAGAGTTTGTTCACAATAACTGGTTTCAATGACTAGCTTAGTCGTCTATTAAAGTTGATCGCCACTTTCTCTCTTCGCTTGTTCATTTCTATTTCTCAAGGTAAACTGGAGAAGAAGACGTTCATAAGTCGTTTATTTAGAAAAAGGAGTGTTTAGGTTGCTGAAAAGCTATTATACTATTGAAAAAGATGGGATAGTTGAAATTGAAATAAAAAAATCACGTTTTATTTGTCATTTAAAACGCGTTGCAACGGAAGCCGAAGCTCAAGATTATATCCAAACCCTAAAAAAAGAACATGTGAAAGCTAATCATAATTGTGTTGCTTATTTAATTGGAGACCATAATGAAATCCAACGTGCTTACGACGATGGTGAGCCTAGCGGAACGGCTGGGGTTCCAATGTTGGAAGTTTTAAAGAAACAAGAATTGAAAAATGTTGTGGCTGTTGTCACACGTTATTTTGGCGGAACAAAACTAGGTGCAGGCGGCCTTATCCGAGCTTATGGAAAAGCAGTCAGTACGGCTCTTGAAGAAATGGGCGTAGTAGAACGAAAGCTACAAACCGAAATGAAAGCGACGGTTCAGTATCCTGCTTCTGGCAAATTAGAAAATGATTTAAGAGAATCTGCTTATCGGATCAAAGAAATACTTTATACAGACCAAGTTACTTTTGTTTGTTTTGTAGATGAAGCTGAAATCAACGTCTTTCAAAAAGAAGTAATCGATTGGACAAATGGACAAGTAGCTTTTTCCAAAGGCGAAAAAAGCTACCACGACTTAAAAAGAACCCCTGCTCAGTAAAAAAGAACCTATTACTAAAGAAGATCCGGTTAAATTTTTGGTACTTTAACGTTTTTGTATAGGGGTATTTCTCAGGCTCTCCATTATAAAGTTTAAGAAACTGTTATTTTTTTGAAGAAACTTCCACAATTTTTTTTATTGTGATAAAATGATTAAGACTATTTTTAGTACAGTGCTCTAAACAGAGGAGAATGATTTTGAGAAGACAAAAGAAGACTACGCAATCTACTGCACCTATGCGGCAGCCTAAACAAAAAAAGAAAAAAACGATTCTACTATTCTGCTTTTTATTGCCTATTATGCTGATTATTTTAGCAGGAGCTGTTTATTTCGCTAAACTATACGCTACTGCTCAAAATGCTGTTGATTCATCTTACCATACGCTTGATCGAAAAAAAGAAATAGAAGTTAATCCGTTAACCGAAACAACTTCCATTTTGATTATGGGGATAGATGACAATGACAGCCGAGAACTGGGTAGTGCACGGACAGATTCGTTAATTTATCTCACCATTGACCCAACTAAACACAAAGTCAATATGATCAGTATCCCGCGAGATACATATACAGATATTGTTTACCAAGATACGGTCTACAATAAAGATAAAATCAATGCAGCTTATGTCAAAGGAGAAGAACAGGCTACGATTGAATCTGTTGAGCACCTGTTAAATGTTCCTATTCATTATTATGTTACCTTTAATTTTGATGCATTTTTAGAAATTATTGACGCTTTAGGCGGAATTGAAGTCGATGTACCGATTACTTTTTCTGAACAAAATGCTGCTGGCATCTTAGATCAAATCCATCTTGAAAAAGGATTGCAAACATTAAACGGTGAGCAAGCATTAGCTTTGGCCAGAACTCGGAAAATCGATAATGATGTCAAACGTGGTGAAAGACAACAATTGCTTATTCAAGCAATTGTCGACAAGGCTCTATCTGTTGGCTCTATTTCAAAATATTCTAATGCCATTACGGCTGTTGGTAAAAACATGAGAACTGATTTGCGTTTTGATGATATGCTAGGCATCGCTCAAACCGGCTTAGATGGAAAATACGAATTTGAAAGTTATGTATTCGACTGGACGGACTTTATGTTAGACGACGCCAGTATGGTCGAGCTTTACCCGGACAGTGTTGATTTTATCAGTCATCGTTTGCGAGTGGCGTTGGGCTTGGATATAGCTGACGAACGGGATACATCAGATTACGAATTTCAAACAAATGGCTTATCCAATTATTATGGAGATTATTGATACTGATAAAAAAACCACTAAATTCCCTCTCTATTGAGAATTTAGTGGTTTTTTATTCTTTTTTATTTAGATTTTTTGCAAATTTTCTTAAACGATTTAACAACGGCTTGCTGTTGTGTCCAACTAATCCAATAGATTCCACAAACAACTCTAATCCAAAAATCAATCCGATCGTCAAAAGAACGGATCCCCACAAAGTAGAGATGGGGTACATTAAAGCGATCACTGAAAAGATAGCGGCAAGGCAGTAAATGGCCAGCACAGTTTGCCGGTGAGTCAATCCTAACGCCATTAATTGATGGTGCAAATGCATCTTATCTGCGCTTGATATGGGTTTTTTATTTAGATAACGTCTTAACATCGCATAGATCGTGTCTGTAATTGGGATTCCTAAAATCACAACTGGGATGATCAATGAGATCAATGTAGCGTTTTTTAATCCTTGCAATGACATGACCGCAATCATAAACCCTAAAAACAAAGCACCTGTATCTCCAAGAAAGATCCGGGCAGGGAAAAAATTATACGGCAAAAATCCGGCTAATGCTCCAACCAATACGAAGATCATAATAGAAACAACTGCATTTTCAACAGTTAAAAAGAAGTAGCCGATAACGCCCATTGTTGACAATGCAATAATCGAAACCCCTGTTGCTAAACCATCCAATCCATCGACTAAGTTAACAGCATTGGTAATGGCCAAAATCCAAATTATCGTAAAAGGTAGACTCAAAAAACCAATTGAAAATGAGCCGATGATGGGCAAAGTAACAATATCTATTCGAATATCGGCAGCAAAATAGATAACCAGTGCTGCAATGGTGATACCCAACATCTTCATTCTAGGTGTCAATTCGATCAAATCATCCACGATACCGGTCACCAAAACGATCGTTGCCCCCAAAAATGTCGGTACTATTTGCCAAAGCGGGATCGGCAGTAAGACAAACAAAGCAAAGAAGAAAGACAAATAAATAGCTAAACCACCCATCGTCGGAACCTCTTTTAGGTTGATTCGTCTTTCGCCCGGCATATCAACAGCACCTATTTTTATAGCTAATTTGCGAATCAAAGGTGTTAGTATCAAGGACAAAATGGCAGTTACTACACAAGTAACGATAACTAAAAACATATCATACATTCAAAAGTACCACCTTTAATTCCTATTTTAACCTAATTATACAAACTTAATTCCAATATTACAATTGCATTCTGTTAAGGAATCAACTACACTTATAAGAAACTATGAAGATATAGGAGTAAAATGATGCGTTTAAATCGAATGAAAGAAAAGAAAAAAAAGAAACGAACTTATACTTTTCTGATTGCACTTGCTGTCCTCATCTTAGCTGGAGCAGTCTATGTTACTTACTTAGCCTTATCTACTGGCGACTTTTTGGATACGATCCAAGGAAATGATTTGCCAGAAACTGCTATGAATGCTGATGAAAAAATTGTTTTATCTAATAAAGATCCTTTTTCTGTTTTATTATTAGGAGTTGACAAACGACCGGGAGACATCGGTCGCGCTGATTCCATTATGGTTGCTACAATCAATCCGGAAACAGAAGATGTACGGCTGCTTTCTATTCCCCGCGATACTCGCGTAACGTTGCCTAATGGCGAAGTTGATAAAATCAATGCAAGTTATGCTTATGGCGGAATACCAATGACAGTCGAAACAGTTGAAAGTCTGTTGCAGATTCCTATTCACTATTATGCTCAAATCAATATGCAAGGTTTAGTTACACTTGTTGATGCACTTGGAGGCGTAACAGTTGATTCTCCCTTAGAATTTGATGTCCAAGATATCGATGATAAAGAAGGCGAGATCCACATCGACAAAGGCATTCAAAAATTGAATGGAGATCAAGCTTTAGGTTATGCACGGATGCGTTATGATGATCCGGAAGGCGATTGGGGCAGACAAAAACGTCAACGAGAAGTAGTCACTGAAATTATTAATGAGACTATTTCAATTAAAAGTTTGACTAATTTTAGTAAAAT is a window of Carnobacterium mobile DSM 4848 DNA encoding:
- a CDS encoding DegV family protein: MKIAIVTDSTAYLTKEQYEQNSIYKLPLSVVIDNTVYLEEVDIQSKEFFKKVKTMESLPTSSQPTTGQIITLFTELAEEYDAIISIHLSSGISGTYQNVVSVANMMENIAIYPFDSEISCSAQGYYVLEAARMAKAGASVEEIFQAFAEMQETMKAYFLVDDLNHLVRGGRLSNGAAMIGSLLKIKPILYFENKQIVVFEKIRTSKKALKRIENLLADDLTIGYPIVSTIIHCNAEDHAKAWKEQLETAFPDVRFELSHFGPVIGTHLGEGALGMTWVADRTK
- a CDS encoding YigZ family protein — its product is MLKSYYTIEKDGIVEIEIKKSRFICHLKRVATEAEAQDYIQTLKKEHVKANHNCVAYLIGDHNEIQRAYDDGEPSGTAGVPMLEVLKKQELKNVVAVVTRYFGGTKLGAGGLIRAYGKAVSTALEEMGVVERKLQTEMKATVQYPASGKLENDLRESAYRIKEILYTDQVTFVCFVDEAEINVFQKEVIDWTNGQVAFSKGEKSYHDLKRTPAQ
- a CDS encoding LCP family protein; translation: MRRQKKTTQSTAPMRQPKQKKKKTILLFCFLLPIMLIILAGAVYFAKLYATAQNAVDSSYHTLDRKKEIEVNPLTETTSILIMGIDDNDSRELGSARTDSLIYLTIDPTKHKVNMISIPRDTYTDIVYQDTVYNKDKINAAYVKGEEQATIESVEHLLNVPIHYYVTFNFDAFLEIIDALGGIEVDVPITFSEQNAAGILDQIHLEKGLQTLNGEQALALARTRKIDNDVKRGERQQLLIQAIVDKALSVGSISKYSNAITAVGKNMRTDLRFDDMLGIAQTGLDGKYEFESYVFDWTDFMLDDASMVELYPDSVDFISHRLRVALGLDIADERDTSDYEFQTNGLSNYYGDY
- a CDS encoding glycosyltransferase family 4 protein, producing the protein MFLVIVTCVVTAILSLILTPLIRKLAIKIGAVDMPGERRINLKEVPTMGGLAIYLSFFFALFVLLPIPLWQIVPTFLGATIVLVTGIVDDLIELTPRMKMLGITIAALVIYFAADIRIDIVTLPIIGSFSIGFLSLPFTIIWILAITNAVNLVDGLDGLATGVSIIALSTMGVIGYFFLTVENAVVSIMIFVLVGALAGFLPYNFFPARIFLGDTGALFLGFMIAVMSLQGLKNATLISLIIPVVILGIPITDTIYAMLRRYLNKKPISSADKMHLHHQLMALGLTHRQTVLAIYCLAAIFSVIALMYPISTLWGSVLLTIGLIFGLELFVESIGLVGHNSKPLLNRLRKFAKNLNKKE
- a CDS encoding LCP family protein yields the protein MRLNRMKEKKKKKRTYTFLIALAVLILAGAVYVTYLALSTGDFLDTIQGNDLPETAMNADEKIVLSNKDPFSVLLLGVDKRPGDIGRADSIMVATINPETEDVRLLSIPRDTRVTLPNGEVDKINASYAYGGIPMTVETVESLLQIPIHYYAQINMQGLVTLVDALGGVTVDSPLEFDVQDIDDKEGEIHIDKGIQKLNGDQALGYARMRYDDPEGDWGRQKRQREVVTEIINETISIKSLTNFSKIFNAVGPNIKTNFKGRDLWAIATNYTNAAQHIETLQLEGVEEYEYFPSYGQDVFLWKPDEEKLVELQQNLRQHLNLDQTDSSEFSGFSSSSAVLSE